The following proteins are encoded in a genomic region of Nicotiana sylvestris chromosome 4, ASM39365v2, whole genome shotgun sequence:
- the LOC104216853 gene encoding polyadenylate-binding protein RBP47-like: MQKNNGTESQENKQQPPPQPSQPTASQPQQQGVSGGTVVPVVAAQQQPWVAMQYPAAAMVMQHPMMPAPHYPPHYMPYHPHHHHHLLHHHPPPPHSPSPHQQQGGGGSNNNNNNENRTIWVGDLLNWMDEDYLRNCFASTNEVASIKVIRNKQTGFSEGYGFVEFFTHAAAEKVLQTYSCMTMPNVDQPFRLNWATFSMGDKRANNGSDLSIFVGDLAADVTDTLLHETFATKYPSVKAAKVVFDANTGRSKGYGFVRFGDDNERSQAMTEMNGVYCSSRPMRIGAATPRKSSGYQQQYSSQGGYSNGGPAQGSQPDADSTNTTIFVGGLDPNVSDEDLRQPFAQYGEIVSVKIPVGKGCGFVQFANRNDAEEALQKLNGTAIGKQTVRLSWGRNPANKQSRGDFGNQWTGPYYGGHFYDGYGYAFPPQHDPGMYAAAAAAYGAYPIYGTHQQQVS, encoded by the exons ATGCAGAAGAATAACGGTACTGAATCTCAAGAAAATAAACAACAACCGCCGCCGCAGCCGTCACAACCTACGGCTTCACAGCCACAACAGCAGGGGGTGAGTGGGGGAACGGTTGTACCAGTGGTGGCGGCGCAACAGCAGCCTTGGGTAGCGATGCAGTACCCGGCGGCGGCGATGGTAATGCAGCATCCAATGATGCCGGCCCCACATTATCCGCCACACTACATGCCGTATCATCCACACCACCACCACCATCTCCTCCACCATCACCCGCCGCCGCCTCACTCGCCGTCGCCACACCAGCAGCAAGGTGGAGGAGGAtctaataataataacaacaatgaGAACCGAACGATCTGGGTCGGTGACCTTCTTAATTGGATGGATGAGGATTATCTACGTAACTGCTTTGCTTCCACTAACGAG GTTGCCTCTATCAAGGTAATTCGCAATAAACAGACTGGTTTCTCCGAAGGATATGGTTTTGTGGAATTCTTCACACACGCAGCTGCAGAGAAAGTTCTGCAGACATATTCTTGCATGACAATGCCTAATGTGGATCAACCTTTCCGTCTGAATTGGGCTACATTCAGCATGGGTGACAAGCGAGCTAACAACGGTTCTGATCTTTCCATCTTTGTAGGAGATTTAGCTGCAGATGTTACTGATACCTTACTGCATGAAACTTTTGCGACAAAATATCCTTCTGTTAAAGCTGCTAAAGTTGTCTTTGATGCCAACACTGGTCGCTCAAAAGGATATGGCTTTGTAAGGTTTGGAGATGATAATGAGAGGTCTCAAGCTATGACTGAAATGAATGGTGTGTATTGTTCAAGCAGGCCCATGCGAATTGGTGCAGCCACACCACGGAAATCATCAGGATACCAACAACAATATTCTTCTCAAG GTGGATACTCCAACGGTGGACCAGCTCAAGGATCACAACCTGATGCAGATTCTACAAATACAACA ATTTTTGTTGGAGGTCTAGACCCCAATGTCAGTGATGAAGATCTTAGACAGCCTTTCGCGCAGTACGGTGAAATAGTTTCTGTAAAAATACCAGTTGGGAAAGGGTGTGGGTTTGTGCAATTCGCGAACAG GAATGATGCAGAGGAAGCCTTACAGAAGCTGAACGGAACTGCTATTGGCAAGCAAACAGTGCGTCTTTCTTGGGGAAGAAACCCCGCAAATAAACAG TCGAGAGGTGATTTTGGAAACCAGTGGACTGGGCCATACTATGGGGGACATTTTTATGATGGTTATGGGTATGCATTCCCACCACAGCATGACCCAGGGATGTACGCTGCAGCTGCTGCTGCCTATGGGGCTTATCCAATATACGGGACTCACCAGCAACAAGTAAGCTGA